A genomic segment from Thermodesulfatator atlanticus DSM 21156 encodes:
- the ribD gene encoding bifunctional diaminohydroxyphosphoribosylaminopyrimidine deaminase/5-amino-6-(5-phosphoribosylamino)uracil reductase RibD has translation MEIKASKEDEFFMRKALQEGRKGLGRTSPNPPVGAVVVKNGQIVGRGYHRKAGTPHAEVHALREAGEEARGATIYVTLEPCNHQGRTPPCTQAILRAGIKRVVIGCPDPNPKAKGGAEFLKEKGLEVVTGVLVKECAVLCRFFLKSVTQKYAWIIAKAAMSLDGRIATRTGDSKWITGEAARRFGHRLRNICDAILVGKNTVILDNPSLTCRIRGGRDPIRIVLDTKLSLPLTYKIFQQKRGKTILACSEQVDKKKVKAFEEAGVEVWPLPLKEGMIDLYALGEKALSQGILSILVEGGATVHGSFFDSGLVDEIAFFYGPYIIGGEAAPAAILGQGAAYLKDAFRLSSFSLKRLGDSFLVSGFLTDPLKLQ, from the coding sequence ATGGAAATTAAAGCAAGTAAAGAAGACGAGTTTTTCATGCGCAAGGCCCTTCAGGAAGGGCGCAAAGGCCTTGGGCGCACCTCTCCCAATCCCCCGGTAGGGGCGGTGGTGGTAAAAAATGGCCAAATCGTTGGCAGGGGGTATCACCGCAAGGCAGGGACGCCGCATGCCGAGGTTCACGCTTTAAGGGAAGCAGGGGAAGAGGCCCGCGGCGCCACTATCTACGTTACTTTAGAGCCCTGTAATCACCAGGGACGCACCCCTCCTTGTACTCAAGCCATCTTAAGGGCAGGAATAAAAAGAGTGGTCATTGGTTGCCCGGATCCGAATCCTAAGGCAAAGGGTGGAGCAGAATTCCTCAAGGAAAAGGGCTTAGAGGTAGTAACAGGGGTACTTGTAAAGGAATGTGCCGTTCTTTGCCGCTTTTTCTTGAAATCCGTAACCCAAAAATATGCCTGGATAATAGCCAAGGCTGCCATGAGTCTTGACGGCCGTATTGCTACTCGCACAGGTGATTCGAAATGGATAACAGGAGAAGCGGCCAGGCGCTTTGGGCACCGGCTGCGCAACATTTGTGATGCCATTTTGGTGGGGAAAAATACCGTGATACTTGATAATCCTTCCCTTACCTGTCGCATCCGAGGAGGGCGTGATCCGATTCGCATTGTTCTGGATACCAAGCTTTCGTTACCCCTGACTTACAAGATTTTTCAGCAAAAACGCGGCAAAACCATCTTGGCCTGTTCCGAACAGGTAGATAAAAAGAAGGTTAAAGCCTTTGAGGAGGCTGGTGTCGAAGTTTGGCCTCTTCCTCTAAAAGAAGGCATGATTGATCTTTACGCCTTAGGAGAAAAAGCCCTTTCTCAAGGGATCTTGAGCATTTTGGTTGAAGGTGGGGCTACCGTACACGGAAGCTTTTTTGATAGCGGCCTGGTGGATGAAATCGCCTTTTTTTACGGACCTTACATTATCGGCGGGGAGGCTGCCCCTGCTGCTATCTTGGGGCAA
- a CDS encoding hydrogenase maturation protease, translated as MEKDTLKSDTVLVGIGNPYLQDDRAGLEVVAGLRELGCPWDLVELYTTGFELLDKIRGYRRAFLIDAAQWGKEPGTIIELKGEELRLPHVSSVNTHAMTVGHIIEVGYVVFKDEMPKELTAYLIEVENIDEFSEEISPRVKAAIEKLVNHLRSLW; from the coding sequence AAAATCAGATACTGTTTTAGTGGGCATAGGGAACCCTTATCTCCAAGACGACCGGGCAGGGCTTGAAGTAGTGGCAGGTCTGCGTGAGCTTGGTTGTCCCTGGGATTTGGTAGAACTTTATACTACTGGGTTTGAGCTTTTAGATAAAATTAGAGGTTACCGCCGAGCTTTTTTAATTGATGCCGCGCAGTGGGGCAAAGAGCCAGGAACTATTATTGAGCTAAAAGGCGAGGAGTTGCGCCTGCCCCATGTTTCTTCGGTAAATACCCATGCCATGACCGTGGGACATATTATCGAAGTCGGTTACGTGGTATTTAAAGACGAAATGCCAAAAGAACTCACCGCCTATTTGATAGAAGTGGAGAACATAGACGAGTTTTCCGAGGAAATTTCTCCCAGGGTAAAAGCTGCTATTGAAAAGCTAGTCAACCATTTAAGATCCCTTTGGTAA